The DNA sequence GCCTAAGCGGCGCAGAGTATAGGGTGGGGAGGTAAATAATTATGGCAAGATATACAGGTCCGAAACATAAGATGTGCCGCCGTCTCGGCGAAAAAGTTTGCGATTCACTGAAGTGTCCGGTTGACCGCCGTCCGTACGGTCCGGGTCAACACGGCCAGGGCATGCGCCGCAAGCTGTCCGAGTATGGCATCCAATTGCGCGAAAAGCAGAAGGTGCGTTCGATTTACGGCGTGCTGGAAAAGCAGTTCCGCAATTATTTCGAAGAAGCCAACCGCATGAAGGGCGTGACGGGCGAAAACCTGTTGCAGCTTCTGGAATGCCGCTTGGACAATATTGTATTTCGTTTGGGCTTTGCGCCAACGCGTCGCGCTGCGCGGCAGTTGGTTCGTCATCGCCATTTCGTGGTGGGCGGACATATCGTCGATATTCCGTCGTACCAATTGAAACCGCATGAGTTAATCCGCGTGAAGGATAAGTCGCGCAAGCTGGATATTATTCACATGGCGCTTAAGAACTCCGACCGTTCATCAGACTTGCCCTGGCTGCGTGTCAATAAGGCTTCACTGGAGGGCGAACTGCTAGAGTTGCCAAAGCGTGCCGATATACCGGTTCCGGTTTCCGAGCAGTTGATTGTGGAGTTGTACAGCAAGTAGTTTAGCAAGGAGAGTAGCTATAATGAAGTGGAGAAATCTGGTGCTGCCGAAAGAGGTAGCGACCGAAGGAGTGTCGGAGGATCAGCGCTTTGCGCGTTTCGTACTCGAACCGCTGGAGCGCGGATTTGGTGTTACGATCGGCAACTCGCTGCGTAGAATTCTGCTCTCGGCCATTCAGGGAGCTGCAGTAACTTCGATTCGCATCGAAGGCGTGCAGCACGAATTTTCGACGATTCCGGGTGTCTATGAAGACGTCACGCAGATTGTCTTGAATCTGAAGAAACTCAGAATCAAGATGCACAATGACGATCCGAAGACCCTGAAGTTGGCGATCACCGGCAAAGGCAAATACAATGCCGGCAAGATTGAACCGAACGCTGATATCGAGATTCTGAATCCGGATCTGCATATTCTCGAGTTGACCGAAGACAAGAAGTTCAATATCGAAATCGATATGGACTTGGGTCGCGGATATGTCCTCGCTGAGGGCAACAAGCGTCCTGACCGTCCGGTTGGAACGATCTTGGTGGACTCGTTGTTCAGCCCGGTCATTAAGG is a window from the bacterium genome containing:
- the rpsD gene encoding 30S ribosomal protein S4, which produces MARYTGPKHKMCRRLGEKVCDSLKCPVDRRPYGPGQHGQGMRRKLSEYGIQLREKQKVRSIYGVLEKQFRNYFEEANRMKGVTGENLLQLLECRLDNIVFRLGFAPTRRAARQLVRHRHFVVGGHIVDIPSYQLKPHELIRVKDKSRKLDIIHMALKNSDRSSDLPWLRVNKASLEGELLELPKRADIPVPVSEQLIVELYSK
- a CDS encoding DNA-directed RNA polymerase subunit alpha, encoding MKWRNLVLPKEVATEGVSEDQRFARFVLEPLERGFGVTIGNSLRRILLSAIQGAAVTSIRIEGVQHEFSTIPGVYEDVTQIVLNLKKLRIKMHNDDPKTLKLAITGKGKYNAGKIEPNADIEILNPDLHILELTEDKKFNIEIDMDLGRGYVLAEGNKRPDRPVGTILVDSLFSPVIKVNYNVENTRVGQRTDYDRLTLEVLTDGSLSPEEAIGFSAKLLADHLRFFIHIDEDIIPVEEKKEDEEIVRVRNLLNTRVDELELSVRSSNCLRAANIQTLRDLVTKSESDMLKYRNFGRKSLTELSAILDEQGMSWGMDISKFIANE